GGCCCAGATTTACAGCCCACGTGCGGGGTATCGAACCCACTCCCCCGCCGGTGCTGACACGAGTGACACGACACATTTACACCTTCGGTGGAAAACAATGACGAACTGCGTAACCGGGTGAAGCGAATTGGAACGGCGAAGTGGCTGATACGGCggtaaatccattgtttttgtaggtatttcGAACTTTACCTACCGGTTGAATGGGTAATCGAGTACGCCTGATTGATAACAATGATAACACAGAAAATAAAACATGTAATTATCGGAAAGAGGTGAAATGAAAAGGACTGTGTCTCTATACCTTTGGAACATGTTGACCTAGGTAGTTTAATACCACAGATATTGCTTCACTATTGATGTTGCACTGAGTACTGTACCAAGCTACCAACGGATCAAATAATCAATtgattaatataattaaatcaAATAAGCCTACTAAAGGCAGGcacaaagtaggtacttatgtatgtttccttaattttgttgattttttttaCGTCAACTGCTACGAGTTCGATTTATTTAAGAGTGTGTATCCCACACAGAATCGATCTATCCTAATTGATTACTTCTTAAAGATGGCATGATTGAATTGACACTGACATCAACATAGTCCGACAATTTGCCAGTGAATTGTGATGTCAATACGCCATGACAATAGTTTTTGCGGTAGTCCGGCGCGTGGGCAATTTTTTTGGTCATGAGTGCTTCTTCACTGCTAATGACTGGGCTTAGTAGGCTAAATGACTTAAGTGCATTCAAAACTTCAGTGTACTTACGTCACTTTTAGGATCAGTGCAGCGGTAATGGACGTCCTACGTGCGTTTCGTAGGTACACTGTGCTCTTATTTGTTATGGTTAATATTCGGGGCCATATTGTGTGTGTCCATTTGTCTTGTTCACAGATAGTCGAGAAGTCCGGTTAAGGTCGTAGTGGTTTTAATGAGCTGCTCTAATGTACAGATTTTCCCTAATAGTTTGTTTATACAGTGTGTAGGAAAACCCTTAGTCAGTATATGGGATTTATATGTGACTAATTATTGATGTTACCATAGGTGGATACTTTATCGGTGTACACTTTTTACTTGGTACCTATCCGCTTACTAATCGTGCAAACTTACAAACAAATAGAGCCAACATTaggtatattgatttagactaacacgatttgcactcataattttagaacaaaacgggacttaatcgcgtaaacacttacatttatattaggcccgacgtttcgaacatcacattatgttcgtggtcacgggtagactggcgaggaattgcatcaacatcttctagccgcgcgagtttctcgaactacccgcacttgttcttgattattcacttttgcgctagggttgtcactttgcctacacacaacactcacgacatcagccggtgtgtccctcggtgttttctcacgcttacatttgctaatcactggattccacgaagaataTCTTCATTAATAATCTGGAAATATCTACGCTTCCGGTGCCTTCCAGCGAGTTGAGTCCAGACGGAAGCGTAGATTTTTTCTGTTTTATCGTTGACTAAAACGATGTACCTAGTAAAATTCTAAATTAAAAATTGCCTCAAAAACGAGACGTGCATAAAATCTAcacatgtaggtaggtattgtaCTTTCTCCGTATTCAAAATGAAAACCAGACCTTACCTCGGCTCGGGTGTGGCCATCAACAGTTAACTCAAATATTGGCACTCTCACCTCACTTGGTTCGAGCGCCAAAATCTTTCGTCATAAGTGGGTGGCATTTCTATTAACCATCCCTATTCcttccttaagacgatacaggagggtcaattctccatacaaaccctctcgactatttcctccctatagtttttgaagatagagcactgatttttttcaacacagattattattatttttatctgtgtcggaccatttagattttttgatattcttatttttaaagacgctagactagagcccatcaaaaatttccaaaaacggccgtATTAATATGGCGCAAAATACCACATTCAAAATTGGTAcctaacaattagccaaaaaaactaaacagtccgacacagataatttcattgttattcagattctcaaatttcgttacgaattaagttttgaaggaagaaacagtcgcgagcggaacctcgattttaaagattttttcgcaatatcttttaactgagttgttctgaatggacaattttttttcgataaatctagttattaacactagtatatttaactaattcCCAAACTGAAAGATTTGAAAGGGAGAAAATTCCCATTCCATTTaatcattttcgctcctgtagcgtcttaacgatcttttataattatatttctccTTTCGCTAAATTGTATCCCCAACGAATAACTACCTAGTGTGACTAAAAATTTAAATGATGGATCACACTACTTAGTGGCGCTAAAACACTAAGACAGTGTAAAAATATCTGGTGCAAGGTCCAATGGGTCACTTGACAATATCTTTATTAGGTACCTGAGGAGTAATATGCTTAACATTCTATCCGCAAACCTTATACCTCAATAGCTTTTCTTGCATctcaaatatttttcaaaagtttCCGTCTTTTTTGTCTAATTTTTGAAGTTCCATTGTTGAGAATTTTAAAACCAAAATGTTTACCTGCATAATGTGAATAGAAATGCGGAACTAATACGTGCAGCAGAGCCTGAACAAAACAAATAGACAGAAACTTGTTTACGAAATGTTGACAAAACTTTCCTAATCGTACTACCTTACGTATCTACAGATgccaatatttattaatgtgacGCTTCCGGATGCATATATATCCGGATGTATAGACGGGAAAACATCTAGCAACTCTATGGCCCAATGccagttatataattatagggAAGTCAAAAgaacataacaaaaataaatatatgtacctacacaaCAAATTATCCCTGAAGACCCTACTCGTAAAACTTTTAGTATAGGTAGTTGGATTGttctattattaatatttgtgcAATGTGTCAgaataaataagtatataataGGTATGCTGTATGTATtataacatcaatattttgCAAGCTAAAGACCTACGCAGCCATGCCAAAACCACAATCAGAACTCCCCAATAAGTAAGTATTCAATAAAAGCCAATTTAGTTATAACAATCTGATCACACCAAAAACAGTGGTCGATAAATTGTCCGCGTTTTGGCCGTCCTCGAGTTATTTCCTTATCCCCTGTCAATGGCCATTTTGCCCATTTTGCATCTCGCCGATGCCAACATTGTGTTGCCTGTTATGGTTTATGGTCGCCATCTTAACCGCCATCTTCGGTAATCGGTTACTCATTGGTATTTTTGGCGCGAAATGGCATTACCGGGATCTGCACTTAGTCCTACGCAATTAATTATAATGACGCCTAGGTCTAGCGCGGATGTGCGCTTAATTAATTAATCCTAATCACGATGACGGAAAGCGTAAAGTTGGCGTGCTAGTAAATATCTATAATTGATTCGTACCATTAAGTACCTATATCTTTGTAAAGCGCTTTTGATATATATGCAGGTAAACCTATCTGGCTTTTCTATTAggtaaatacataaatacataaatacaatctATCAAGGCTAGTCATCCTGCAATTCAGGCATCCTCGTTCATAGTATTTTATTAatgtttgatattattttatacaaaataacaGAAGATAGTAAATTAGTTGAGTTAGGCACTATAACTGCAAACGGCACAAACAGAGGAGAAATCTGTCTCTTAAAAGAGTCCAATAACTTTGTCCACTATCCAATGTTgtactttttaatagttatttgttatacaagggagcaaagttgtattttaacgccgagtgtaaaattgaaaaacgagcaagtgaaaggattctatagttaattgaatcacgagcgaagcgagtggttcgagaatagaatcctgaacttgcgagttttttaacacacgagaagtaaaatacatttgcacccgagtgtaacacaaaacttttcccctcactattcGAGGAAACTACATCGCAAAAAAttatttatcactgcttccagtagttccacaggtggtaaatcctctttattattagattcacctaattttatcaatttttaagcagttaatttgactatattcaaggtcaaattactttacccactagtggataaaatgcgtttttacccgctggtattaaaggacaaaacacgtgtttccgagcaagtgaggggaaaataaaattttaaccaAATAAAATTCAGACTTATGTTTATGCTAAGAAATATATTTAAACAGTAAGGTAAAACATAAGTGTGTGTAAAACAACAGTAAGTGTGTATACCTAATGAATTATTCTATGAAGGATAAGTCCAGTAGTTATGATGACACGTATGAGTAATTATGGTCACAGGAATGGAATATACAGAATATTAGTTTACGACAGGCTCCTGCCCAATCTCTTCATCGTCAACAAAGATCCGGGGATCCGTCTTGTGTTTTGGGAACCATTGGCATGACGCTACTCCCTCTTGAGTCTATGAAAATACGTTAATAATTACTCGCACAGCTGCAGgctttaatttttgtacaattaTAGAATATACCTGTTTAATTCCATTACTTATTTAGAACCAACTCTAAAGGCGAAAAAAGCGACAGTGGTTTTTTATTAGTACCTACTTTCGGTAGTTTTGAACATATTCATATAACGGATTTATTattaacttttcagtgttataaattatgtttttggtTCTCTGAAAGCAAACTGGTTTAAACGGTGGATTTGGAACACTAATTAATCCTTTTCTTGGCAAAATTGTAAAAACGTGTGGTAATGCCTTGCGCCTGATAGAGTATTGTTTGCACTCAAGCTATACATCTTGTAAGATAAGTACGTAGGTACATTGGCATGAAAAGGGTtatagtaaaaaatataatacaaatacAGTACTTATAGCTACCTATATTCTTTACTAACTTCTGTTTGCGAGATACCCTACAATACCTTAAAATGTCCCTAAATACCTTACAATGGGAGACCTTTTTCGTCTGATCTCtcattttctttcttttgtCTTGGGGATACATAAAAACGCATCCATATTCCTTTTCTTTTCCATCGCCTCTCGAATTCTGATTGGAGCCGGCCTATAAGATAAAattttaaagataaataaatatttcttaacGCAGATAACCAAAGAATTGCTAAATTTAGTTTATCTTTAGGTATATGAGGatggtataaaataataaatatacatataataaaatacattttaaataaaattctctCAAATATTCTGCGAAAACTTTAGATGgccttaaaattaaattatttgaaacattAAGAGAATAGACAGATTTCACGTAACGttaaatgtgagaaaactgaaGGGTTTTTCTTGTGGGGTAAAATGAagttgggcgttttccaaaataaatctcgaatattgaatttcaccagataggtgcgtagccgaatggcacaaacgctcacgaaacgaaacgctcgtagatatctatctctatcgctcttgcgtattggcgcgacagagccagactacatttcgcggcgtttcgttttcgtttcgcgtcgtagaaatgccattcggctacggggcctggacgtGTTTCTGTTTGGGctcatttttctcagaatcACAAGGTAATttgatcccgacgataaaaaaatgtgtcccaaattttccatgcaaaattcgagtttccaatacgtcacgcacgtagtaagttcatatatgtacctactaaaatcgtgacgcaaagg
This genomic window from Leguminivora glycinivorella isolate SPB_JAAS2020 chromosome 1, LegGlyc_1.1, whole genome shotgun sequence contains:
- the LOC125233166 gene encoding uncharacterized protein LOC125233166, yielding MMSLLFAIAVIVTILIFTIFRDNLIGLAGSNQNSRGDGKEKEYGCVFMYPQDKRKKMRDQTKKVSHCKTQEGVASCQWFPKHKTDPRIFVDDEEIGQEPVVN